Proteins encoded within one genomic window of Panacibacter microcysteis:
- a CDS encoding GMC oxidoreductase gives MPGDSLLLNIQAKQQHTYDAIVVGSGITGGWAAKELCGKGLKVLMLERGRNVEHIKDYTTANLAPWEFDHHLRLSKADKERSYVQSRHYSYREDNKHFYINDKENPYEEIKRFDWIRGDVVGGRSLLWARACYRWSDLDFEANLKDGHGIDWPIRYKDIAPWYDYVESFIGVSGSKENIPQLPDGIFQPPFELNCAERSFKQKIERAYTDRKVIIGRTANLTRAVKGRGQCQARDLCHRGCPFGAYFSTNASTMPAAYATGNLTVKPHSLVNRVLYDEGKQKATGVEILNTETNKTEEYYAEIIFLNAATVATTFILLNSTSTRFPAGLGNGSGQIGRNLMDHHKGLSITADIDGFEDSYYYGRRPTPAYIPRFRNVTDQSPDFLRGYHYGLSAYRGRQEHDAAIGSALKEALAEPGQWGISMYAFGECLPYNDNRVTLDTNKKDKWGRPLIAVDCSFRENENAMHKDIAATGVEMLEAAGYRNIQVNGSISFPGNANHEMGTARMGKSSKDAVLNSYNQMHEVPNVFITDGSCMTSGSCVNPSLTYMALTARACDYAIKALKKGNI, from the coding sequence ATGCCGGGAGATAGTTTATTACTCAACATTCAGGCAAAACAGCAACATACATACGATGCAATTGTGGTGGGCTCCGGCATAACAGGCGGTTGGGCCGCAAAAGAGTTGTGCGGGAAAGGTTTAAAAGTGCTTATGCTTGAACGTGGAAGAAATGTTGAACACATTAAAGACTACACGACAGCCAATTTGGCGCCGTGGGAATTTGATCATCACCTGAGACTGAGCAAAGCAGACAAAGAGCGGTCTTATGTACAAAGCAGGCATTATTCTTACCGCGAAGACAACAAACATTTTTACATTAACGATAAAGAAAATCCATACGAAGAAATCAAACGGTTTGACTGGATAAGAGGTGATGTTGTAGGTGGAAGATCTTTGCTATGGGCAAGAGCCTGCTACAGGTGGAGTGATCTTGACTTTGAAGCCAATCTAAAAGATGGTCATGGCATTGACTGGCCGATACGCTATAAAGATATTGCGCCGTGGTACGATTATGTAGAATCATTTATAGGCGTAAGTGGCTCAAAAGAAAATATCCCGCAATTACCGGATGGTATTTTTCAGCCTCCATTTGAATTGAATTGCGCGGAGCGGTCATTTAAACAAAAGATAGAACGTGCTTATACAGACAGGAAAGTAATTATTGGCAGAACAGCAAATTTAACCAGGGCAGTAAAGGGCAGGGGGCAATGCCAGGCCAGGGATCTTTGCCACCGCGGTTGCCCGTTTGGAGCTTATTTCAGCACCAATGCCAGCACAATGCCCGCCGCTTATGCTACAGGCAACCTAACCGTAAAGCCGCACTCACTTGTAAACCGTGTATTGTATGACGAAGGTAAACAGAAAGCTACCGGCGTGGAAATACTTAATACCGAAACAAATAAAACGGAAGAATATTATGCTGAAATAATCTTTTTAAATGCAGCTACAGTTGCCACTACATTTATATTGCTCAATTCAACATCAACCAGGTTTCCTGCGGGTTTGGGTAATGGCAGCGGGCAGATAGGCAGGAACCTGATGGATCATCACAAAGGTCTTTCTATTACCGCGGATATTGATGGCTTTGAAGACAGCTATTATTATGGAAGGAGACCAACGCCTGCCTATATTCCACGTTTCCGTAATGTAACAGACCAGTCTCCTGATTTTTTGCGGGGGTACCATTATGGCCTTAGTGCCTACCGCGGCCGGCAGGAGCATGATGCCGCAATCGGGTCTGCACTGAAAGAAGCTTTAGCTGAACCTGGTCAGTGGGGCATAAGTATGTATGCTTTTGGTGAGTGTTTACCATATAACGACAACAGGGTAACGTTAGATACAAACAAAAAAGACAAATGGGGCAGACCTCTTATAGCAGTTGACTGCAGCTTTAGAGAAAATGAAAACGCCATGCACAAAGACATTGCAGCTACCGGTGTTGAAATGCTGGAAGCCGCAGGCTATCGTAACATACAGGTGAATGGCAGTATTTCCTTTCCCGGTAATGCCAATCATGAAATGGGTACAGCACGCATGGGTAAATCTTCCAAAGACGCAGTATTAAATTCCTACAACCAGATGCATGAAGTACCAAACGTGTTTATAACAGATGGCAGTTGCATGACATCCGGTTCCTGTGTAAATCCATCGCTTACTTATATGGCGCTTACAGCCAGAGCATGCGATTATGCAATCAAGGCTTTGAAAAAAGGTAATATATGA
- a CDS encoding tetratricopeptide repeat protein, whose amino-acid sequence MSEKKVQVAESGDTLLKMESFWQKYSKQLLIGLAVIVIAIGGWYGYQSFVVQPKEDEAANIIFKAEADFRQDSLVRALKGNTETRSKGFLYVINNFSGTKAGNLAKYYAGICYLKTGDFNNAVKYLADFNTDAKQIQMMAYGALGDAYGELGKNDDAVASYKKAAATFDADQLNASEYLFRAGLKLETMGKNKEAVEVYKELKEKFPQTEKGYQADKYIYRLSIEPNDFSVK is encoded by the coding sequence ATGTCTGAGAAGAAAGTGCAGGTTGCAGAATCTGGCGATACCTTGCTTAAAATGGAAAGTTTCTGGCAGAAATATTCAAAACAACTACTGATTGGCCTGGCGGTGATAGTAATTGCAATTGGTGGCTGGTATGGCTACCAGTCGTTCGTGGTACAGCCAAAAGAAGATGAAGCGGCCAACATCATTTTTAAAGCAGAAGCAGATTTCAGGCAGGATTCGCTGGTGAGAGCGCTTAAAGGGAATACAGAAACAAGAAGTAAAGGTTTTCTATACGTTATCAATAATTTCAGCGGCACTAAAGCCGGCAACCTGGCCAAATATTATGCAGGCATCTGTTACCTAAAAACAGGCGATTTCAACAATGCTGTAAAATACCTCGCAGATTTTAATACCGATGCCAAACAAATACAGATGATGGCGTATGGTGCGCTGGGTGATGCATACGGGGAGCTTGGTAAGAATGATGATGCTGTTGCCAGCTATAAAAAAGCTGCCGCTACTTTCGATGCAGACCAGCTCAATGCATCTGAATACCTCTTTCGTGCCGGTCTTAAGCTCGAAACAATGGGTAAGAACAAAGAAGCCGTGGAAGTGTACAAAGAATTGAAAGAGAAATTCCCGCAAACAGAAAAAGGTTACCAGGCAGATAAATACATTTACCGCTTAAGTATAGAACCAAACGATTTTAGTGTAAAATAA
- a CDS encoding MgtC/SapB family protein yields the protein MITWQETLLRLVIASVLGALVGIERERLDWAAGLRTHMIVCLGSALMMIVSAFGFQDVAHVPDVDLDPSRVAAQVVSGIGFLGAGTILFLKNEVVKGLTTAAGLWTVAGIGLAVGGGLYIAAGITTSLVLIILVLVKPYKKKFSKPKPIREITIKTDVGNSPVMQIESITRQYNMEFTQIVIQKADKADTNNILIRFKKKQHRNHYCI from the coding sequence ATGATCACCTGGCAGGAAACACTCTTACGTTTGGTTATAGCGTCTGTACTCGGCGCACTGGTAGGCATAGAAAGAGAGCGGCTTGACTGGGCAGCCGGCTTACGCACTCACATGATTGTATGCCTGGGTTCGGCTTTGATGATGATCGTTTCTGCATTTGGTTTCCAGGACGTAGCCCATGTTCCGGATGTTGACCTTGACCCATCACGTGTAGCCGCACAGGTTGTGAGCGGTATTGGCTTTTTAGGTGCCGGCACCATTTTATTCCTGAAGAACGAAGTGGTAAAAGGTTTAACCACTGCTGCAGGTTTGTGGACGGTTGCAGGCATCGGGCTTGCAGTCGGGGGCGGCTTATACATTGCTGCAGGCATTACCACAAGCCTCGTACTTATTATCCTTGTGCTGGTAAAACCTTATAAAAAGAAATTTTCCAAACCAAAACCTATCAGGGAAATTACCATCAAAACCGATGTGGGAAATTCTCCGGTTATGCAGATAGAAAGCATAACTCGGCAGTACAATATGGAATTTACCCAGATTGTTATTCAAAAAGCAGATAAGGCCGACACAAACAATATACTCATTCGTTTTAAAAAGAAACAACACCGGAATCATTATTGCATATAA
- a CDS encoding DUF6600 domain-containing protein, with protein MKTKFNTTLFTVLAMTTLLSCSTSRNATAQYPDNNDGYYENYDDDYAGDDEEYYEDDPSETDVNINVFVDALSPYGRWVNSPAYGQVWICNESGFVPYYSGGHWAYTSYGWTWASNYNWGWAPFHYGRWAHDPFYGWMWVPGYQWGPAWVGWRSGGDYYGWAPLSPGMNISVGFNFGGIAANNWCFVPRRYMGYNNFNRYAVNRSRNVTIIRNTTIINNTNIYRNTRFATGPDRREVERFSGRRVNELRINNRPGASRVTNNTVNIYRPQINKKEINRNNVNINRQRTGDDKRVDTRSQSHDNNTPNRNPGIIRTPERRNDQKPFDRKPDDRDRISDNRNNNRDINRNNNDQPRGNNIDRRQPSQNNNRFPDRNSDNRNQQDNRPPQNRQPQQNRQPQQNRNDNRNDDNRNFGRPDVNRSNQDRNFQQRQEMNRNRNNGRSFQPAPQPQRNMPSRPAPQQRENSNRRPS; from the coding sequence ATGAAAACAAAATTCAACACCACTTTATTCACCGTGCTGGCAATGACAACATTGCTCTCCTGCAGTACAAGCAGGAACGCCACTGCGCAATACCCTGACAACAATGACGGGTATTACGAAAATTATGATGATGACTATGCAGGTGACGATGAAGAATATTATGAAGATGACCCCTCAGAAACCGATGTAAATATCAACGTTTTTGTGGATGCACTGAGTCCCTATGGCCGTTGGGTAAACTCACCCGCTTATGGCCAGGTATGGATTTGCAATGAATCTGGTTTTGTGCCATACTATTCCGGCGGCCATTGGGCTTACACCAGTTACGGCTGGACGTGGGCTTCCAATTACAACTGGGGATGGGCGCCTTTTCACTACGGCCGTTGGGCGCATGACCCGTTTTATGGTTGGATGTGGGTGCCGGGTTACCAGTGGGGACCAGCCTGGGTAGGCTGGAGATCGGGTGGCGACTATTATGGATGGGCACCCCTTAGCCCGGGTATGAACATCAGCGTAGGATTTAACTTTGGTGGTATAGCAGCCAACAACTGGTGCTTTGTCCCCAGGCGCTATATGGGCTACAATAATTTCAACAGGTATGCTGTAAACAGGAGCCGAAATGTCACCATCATAAGGAACACAACTATTATCAACAATACCAATATTTACCGCAATACGAGGTTTGCAACAGGGCCGGACCGAAGGGAAGTGGAAAGATTTTCCGGCAGAAGGGTGAATGAACTCAGGATCAACAACAGGCCGGGTGCTTCAAGGGTTACCAACAATACAGTAAATATTTACAGGCCGCAGATCAATAAAAAAGAGATCAACAGGAATAATGTGAATATCAATCGCCAAAGAACCGGAGATGACAAACGAGTTGATACAAGAAGCCAGTCTCACGATAACAATACGCCCAACAGAAATCCGGGTATCATCAGAACACCTGAAAGAAGAAATGATCAGAAGCCCTTCGACAGAAAGCCCGATGACCGTGACAGGATCAGTGATAACAGGAACAATAACAGGGACATCAACAGGAACAATAATGATCAGCCGCGTGGCAATAACATAGATCGCAGGCAGCCTTCGCAAAATAATAATCGATTCCCTGACAGAAACTCTGATAACAGGAATCAACAGGATAACAGGCCCCCGCAAAACAGGCAACCGCAGCAAAACAGGCAACCGCAGCAAAACAGGAACGACAACCGTAACGACGATAACAGGAACTTTGGGCGCCCGGACGTTAACCGCAGCAACCAGGACAGGAATTTTCAGCAAAGACAGGAAATGAACCGCAACAGGAACAACGGACGTAGTTTTCAGCCTGCTCCGCAGCCGCAGCGCAACATGCCATCAAGACCTGCACCGCAGCAAAGAGAAAACAGCAACAGAAGGCCATCATAA
- a CDS encoding (Fe-S)-binding protein, with product MNVQIFIPCFVDQLYPSIAFNTVKVLRKAGCTVEYNANQTCCGQPAFNAGFWNEAKDVCNKFVKDFKGSDYIVTPSASCTGFVRNYYGKLFQDSSKSNEVRELGSRLFEFSEFLTDVLNFDDTGAVLNGKATYHDSCAALRECRIKEAPRRLLSKVSGLELTEMNDVETCCGFGGTFAVKFEPISIAMADQKVSNALDTHADYIISTDMSCLMHLDGYIKNKNAAVKTLHLADVLASGW from the coding sequence ATGAATGTGCAGATTTTTATACCATGTTTTGTAGATCAGCTTTATCCTTCTATTGCATTCAATACGGTAAAGGTTTTACGTAAAGCCGGCTGCACCGTTGAATACAATGCCAATCAAACCTGCTGCGGCCAGCCAGCCTTCAATGCCGGTTTCTGGAACGAAGCAAAAGATGTATGCAATAAATTTGTCAAAGACTTTAAAGGCAGCGATTACATTGTAACACCCAGTGCAAGCTGTACAGGTTTTGTAAGGAACTACTACGGAAAACTTTTTCAGGACTCCTCCAAAAGCAACGAAGTACGGGAGCTTGGCAGTCGCCTTTTTGAATTTTCAGAGTTTCTTACAGATGTTTTAAATTTTGACGACACCGGCGCTGTGCTTAATGGTAAAGCTACCTACCATGACAGCTGCGCTGCATTGCGTGAGTGCAGGATCAAAGAAGCACCGCGCAGGCTGCTTAGTAAAGTTTCTGGTCTTGAACTAACAGAAATGAATGATGTGGAAACATGCTGCGGTTTTGGCGGCACTTTCGCAGTTAAGTTTGAGCCCATCAGCATTGCAATGGCAGACCAAAAGGTTTCTAACGCACTGGATACACATGCAGACTACATAATCAGCACAGACATGAGTTGCCTTATGCACCTCGATGGATATATTAAAAACAAAAATGCTGCTGTTAAAACATTACACCTTGCCGATGTACTTGCAAGTGGCTGGTAA
- the pdhA gene encoding pyruvate dehydrogenase (acetyl-transferring) E1 component subunit alpha, protein MATKFSKETYMYWYELMQLIRQFELKAEEMYKMAGKIRGFFHAYIGQEAIGAGCMTATRQEDPFITAYRDHGLALAKGVSADACMAELYGKATGCAKGKGGSMHFFSKEHYFFGGHGIVGAQIGTGTGLAFADKYRNTDNVTLCFFGDGAARQGMLHESFNLAMTWKLPVIYICENNNYAMGTSVERTSNVIDIYKLADAYDMPGDKVDGMSCEAVHDAVARAVKRAREGGGPTLLEMKTYRYKGHSISDPQKYRTKEEVDEYKGRDPLTLVLATIKENNFATDEEIAAIDARINNVVEASVKFAEESPWPAEDELLKDVYVDQQYPFIVD, encoded by the coding sequence GTGGCTACAAAATTTTCCAAAGAAACGTATATGTACTGGTATGAATTAATGCAGTTAATTCGCCAGTTTGAACTGAAGGCTGAAGAGATGTATAAAATGGCGGGTAAGATCCGTGGTTTTTTCCATGCGTATATAGGCCAGGAAGCAATAGGGGCAGGGTGTATGACGGCGACAAGACAGGAAGATCCGTTTATTACGGCGTATCGCGATCATGGCCTGGCATTGGCTAAAGGCGTAAGCGCTGACGCTTGTATGGCTGAGCTGTATGGAAAAGCTACAGGTTGTGCAAAAGGTAAAGGTGGCAGTATGCACTTCTTTAGCAAAGAACATTATTTTTTTGGCGGCCATGGAATTGTGGGTGCACAAATTGGAACCGGTACCGGTTTGGCGTTTGCGGATAAATACAGGAACACCGATAATGTTACGCTATGCTTTTTTGGAGACGGCGCTGCCCGCCAGGGTATGTTGCATGAATCTTTCAACCTGGCTATGACGTGGAAGCTGCCTGTAATATACATTTGCGAAAACAACAATTACGCGATGGGTACTTCTGTTGAAAGAACCTCTAACGTAATTGATATATACAAACTTGCTGATGCGTACGATATGCCGGGCGACAAAGTTGACGGCATGAGTTGCGAAGCGGTACACGATGCGGTAGCAAGAGCGGTGAAAAGAGCAAGAGAAGGCGGTGGCCCTACATTGCTTGAAATGAAAACTTACCGCTATAAAGGTCACTCAATTTCTGACCCGCAGAAATACCGCACCAAAGAGGAGGTGGATGAATACAAGGGTCGCGATCCTCTTACGCTGGTACTGGCAACCATTAAAGAGAACAATTTTGCTACTGATGAAGAAATTGCAGCTATTGATGCACGCATCAATAATGTAGTGGAAGCGAGTGTAAAATTTGCTGAAGAAAGCCCATGGCCTGCGGAAGACGAACTGCTGAAAGATGTGTATGTAGACCAGCAGTATCCTTTTATTGTTGACTAA
- a CDS encoding cyanophycinase, translating into MSIPKGKLIAIGGAEDKGTDEREVFHLNNLNFFGLGILRRIVEEAGGPASRIEVITTASTIPYEVGNNYLDAFGKIGCTNIGLMHIRGRETVNDGDFLKRIKACDCVMFSGGNQMRLTAVFGGTEFLKIIHKRYQQGNFVIAGTSAGAMAMSSTMIYEGNATRAHLKGEVKTTTGLRFMDNVIFDSHFEKRGRFGRLAQVVAANPSCIGIGLGEDTGMLITQGDRMEAIGSGLVIILDGHNIHHTNIADIPEGSPLSLENLVVHFCAKGNGYLIKERKFIELMGKETTPVMTDVY; encoded by the coding sequence ATGAGTATTCCAAAAGGGAAATTAATAGCGATAGGCGGCGCAGAAGACAAAGGCACCGATGAGCGGGAAGTGTTTCATTTGAACAACCTTAATTTTTTCGGGCTAGGCATTCTACGCCGTATTGTAGAAGAGGCGGGCGGGCCTGCGTCTCGTATTGAAGTAATCACTACAGCATCTACTATTCCTTACGAAGTTGGCAATAACTATCTCGACGCTTTTGGCAAAATTGGCTGCACCAACATCGGGCTGATGCATATCCGCGGCCGCGAAACCGTAAATGATGGCGACTTCCTTAAGCGCATCAAGGCATGTGACTGTGTAATGTTTAGTGGCGGCAATCAAATGCGTCTCACTGCAGTTTTTGGCGGTACAGAATTTCTGAAAATCATTCATAAAAGATACCAGCAGGGCAATTTTGTAATTGCAGGCACTTCTGCAGGGGCCATGGCTATGAGCAGTACCATGATCTACGAGGGCAATGCTACCAGGGCACATTTGAAAGGTGAAGTAAAAACAACTACCGGACTGCGCTTTATGGATAATGTGATCTTTGATTCTCACTTCGAAAAGCGCGGCCGCTTTGGAAGGCTTGCACAGGTAGTAGCAGCAAATCCATCGTGCATTGGTATAGGCCTGGGAGAAGATACCGGCATGCTGATTACACAGGGTGACCGGATGGAAGCAATTGGAAGCGGGCTGGTCATCATCTTAGACGGGCACAATATTCACCACACCAACATTGCCGATATACCGGAAGGCAGCCCGTTAAGCCTTGAAAACCTGGTTGTGCATTTTTGCGCAAAAGGAAATGGCTACCTGATAAAAGAAAGAAAATTTATAGAACTGATGGGCAAGGAAACGACCCCGGTAATGACGGATGTTTACTAA
- the ribH gene encoding 6,7-dimethyl-8-ribityllumazine synthase, which yields MATKGNNALNKGIPALKDAFVVIVKTEWNAPIVNKLEAGAKKILKEAGIDTKTLVVPGAVEIPFIIKQYADSIQNQPDAFIALGTVIRGDTPHFDYVCKAITDGVLSLNMMLEVPTIFGVLTVNDEQQAKERIGGKHGHKGEEAAVTAIKMIRLNRSLNK from the coding sequence ATGGCTACAAAAGGAAATAACGCTTTAAACAAAGGCATCCCCGCGCTAAAGGATGCCTTTGTAGTTATAGTAAAAACCGAATGGAACGCACCTATCGTAAACAAACTGGAAGCCGGCGCCAAAAAAATATTGAAGGAGGCAGGTATTGATACAAAGACACTGGTAGTACCGGGCGCTGTTGAAATACCATTTATTATTAAGCAATACGCCGATAGTATTCAAAACCAACCAGATGCGTTTATAGCATTGGGTACAGTAATCCGCGGAGATACACCTCATTTCGACTATGTATGCAAGGCTATTACTGACGGGGTGTTGTCGCTGAACATGATGCTTGAAGTGCCAACCATTTTTGGTGTACTGACTGTTAATGATGAGCAACAGGCCAAAGAAAGAATAGGTGGTAAACACGGCCATAAAGGAGAAGAAGCAGCAGTCACAGCCATCAAAATGATCCGCCTCAACCGTTCATTAAACAAATAG
- a CDS encoding NAD(P)-dependent oxidoreductase: MQIGFIGLGNLGTPIAENILEQHNQLFVFNRTAAKAQPLVNKGAVLCATVKELAQQCDVIFTMVSDDAALNHITKSEDGLAANMKEGAIHISMSTILPATAIYLDSLHHVHRNIYVAAPVMGRPEAARAKKLNFLVSGKPVTVETITPLLTAAGAAGVWNIGTATEAANVAKLCSNFLIIAAIEAMAEGINLAQKSGIDATAWMNMITSTLFASPIYKNYGNILLQQAYEPAAFSLKLGLKDVNLINEQAAEKNTEMPLGGVLQQQLQECVNKGFGEHDWTAIALALK, encoded by the coding sequence ATGCAAATCGGATTTATTGGTCTTGGCAATCTTGGAACACCTATTGCCGAAAATATACTGGAGCAGCACAACCAGCTATTTGTATTTAACCGCACTGCTGCAAAAGCACAACCGCTGGTAAATAAAGGCGCTGTACTATGTGCCACTGTAAAAGAACTGGCACAACAATGCGACGTCATTTTTACCATGGTTTCAGATGATGCAGCGCTCAACCATATAACAAAAAGCGAAGACGGGCTTGCTGCCAACATGAAAGAAGGCGCAATCCATATCTCAATGAGCACCATACTACCGGCCACGGCCATATACCTGGATTCTTTACACCATGTGCACAGGAACATATATGTGGCAGCGCCTGTAATGGGCAGACCAGAAGCTGCACGTGCCAAAAAGCTAAATTTTCTTGTGTCTGGCAAACCGGTTACTGTTGAAACTATTACGCCGCTGCTGACAGCGGCAGGCGCCGCAGGTGTATGGAATATTGGTACAGCAACCGAAGCGGCAAATGTTGCCAAACTCTGCAGCAATTTTCTCATTATAGCTGCTATTGAAGCCATGGCAGAAGGCATTAACCTGGCGCAGAAAAGCGGCATTGATGCAACAGCCTGGATGAACATGATCACATCCACATTATTCGCCTCTCCCATTTATAAGAATTATGGCAACATTTTGTTACAGCAGGCATACGAGCCCGCCGCATTTAGTCTTAAACTGGGGCTTAAAGATGTAAACCTGATCAATGAACAGGCCGCTGAAAAAAACACAGAAATGCCTTTGGGCGGTGTGCTGCAGCAGCAATTACAAGAGTGTGTAAACAAAGGATTTGGTGAACACGACTGGACAGCTATTGCGCTGGCTTTGAAGTAG
- a CDS encoding SRPBCC family protein: MNTQQKQTITIETIVHAPLEKVWDYFTSPAHITQWNNASEDWHTPTASNDLKVGGSFSYRMEAKDGSFGFDFGGVYDAVEEHALIAYTLGDNRQVTVIFTADGNSTKVQESFEAETMHSVEMQQAGWQAILDNFKKYTEQH, encoded by the coding sequence ATGAACACACAGCAAAAACAAACAATTACCATCGAAACCATTGTACATGCACCTTTGGAAAAGGTATGGGATTATTTTACCAGTCCCGCACATATTACGCAATGGAACAATGCTTCTGAAGACTGGCATACACCCACCGCTTCCAATGATTTAAAGGTTGGCGGAAGCTTTTCTTACCGCATGGAAGCAAAGGACGGGAGTTTTGGTTTTGATTTTGGTGGTGTGTACGATGCGGTAGAGGAACATGCCCTGATAGCTTACACACTTGGTGATAACAGACAGGTAACCGTGATTTTTACTGCTGACGGCAACTCGACCAAAGTGCAGGAGAGCTTCGAAGCTGAGACCATGCATTCAGTTGAAATGCAACAGGCGGGCTGGCAGGCCATTCTCGATAATTTCAAAAAATATACTGAGCAGCATTGA